A single Chryseobacterium sp. DNA region contains:
- a CDS encoding AMP-binding protein, which yields MKQQEKVQDLNLTSVKKDLKDYNNTYSSFPDQCTLSDLFFEQVESVPHNIAIVEKDKQYTYLELETEVGRLTQILQDYQLEDGSAVIILLEPGFQLLAAMLAVQRSGHYYVPIDIRSSVSHVHYMVSDTNPGLILTNNTISLNYSFNRRALVCLVDASLSVNKINKSVESKAPINIESTAYVMYTSGTSGRPKRVAISHRSLVNYCFWAMHKYCNGVTCNFPLITSVSFDLTITSLFVPLISGGSIVVYTGDEEETPVLQAIKENKVDIIKLTPSQLLSVAASAASQQQYIHSRVKAFILGGEDLSAKLCHKITRLFGEKIKIYNEYGPTEATVGCMIYEFDKNNNTTGLIPVGNPISNSRIYLLNNLLMPVDGDEVGEIYIAGSGLAKEYMDNPKMNVERFIPDPFFEGKQMYKSGDLGRWNSRGELECLGRLERKLVVGEFTVLLTDIENIIGTHDSILSSFTTIQKKTDDTHLLTTYIVPDDDSYLVNQNKTDQLKKELLLLLNNLLSAVYINIEFIFIKNFPLNLNDKIALDRLPVISEINSEI from the coding sequence ATGAAGCAACAAGAAAAAGTCCAAGATCTTAATTTGACATCTGTAAAAAAAGATCTCAAAGATTACAATAATACATATAGTTCTTTTCCTGACCAATGTACTTTATCAGATCTGTTTTTTGAGCAGGTAGAATCTGTTCCACACAATATTGCAATTGTAGAAAAAGATAAACAATATACCTATCTAGAATTAGAAACAGAGGTCGGTCGGCTCACACAGATATTGCAAGATTACCAACTTGAGGATGGTAGTGCTGTTATTATTTTATTGGAGCCGGGATTTCAACTACTGGCAGCGATGCTGGCTGTACAAAGATCAGGACACTATTATGTACCCATTGACATAAGATCATCAGTTTCCCACGTTCATTATATGGTTTCAGATACAAATCCCGGTTTGATTCTTACCAACAATACAATATCTTTAAATTATTCTTTTAATCGCAGAGCACTTGTTTGTCTTGTTGATGCCTCATTATCGGTAAATAAAATCAATAAAAGTGTTGAAAGCAAAGCTCCTATCAATATAGAAAGTACGGCATACGTTATGTACACTTCAGGAACTTCAGGCAGACCGAAACGGGTTGCCATCTCTCACAGATCATTGGTCAATTATTGCTTTTGGGCAATGCATAAATATTGCAACGGGGTTACCTGTAATTTTCCCCTGATAACCTCTGTTTCTTTTGATTTAACCATTACCTCTCTTTTTGTTCCTTTAATCAGTGGAGGATCCATTGTTGTATATACAGGCGATGAAGAAGAAACGCCCGTTTTACAGGCTATTAAAGAAAATAAAGTAGATATCATCAAATTAACTCCCTCACAATTACTTTCAGTTGCAGCTTCTGCAGCTTCTCAACAGCAATATATTCATAGCAGGGTAAAAGCTTTTATCTTAGGAGGAGAAGATTTAAGTGCAAAATTATGTCATAAAATTACCCGGCTATTTGGTGAAAAAATTAAAATATATAATGAATATGGTCCTACCGAAGCTACTGTAGGCTGTATGATCTATGAATTTGATAAAAATAATAATACGACAGGGTTGATCCCTGTTGGTAACCCCATTAGTAATTCGCGTATATATTTGCTAAATAATTTGTTAATGCCAGTTGATGGAGATGAGGTCGGAGAAATCTATATCGCAGGAAGTGGTCTTGCAAAAGAATATATGGATAATCCCAAGATGAATGTAGAAAGATTTATCCCTGATCCATTTTTTGAAGGAAAACAAATGTATAAATCCGGAGATTTAGGACGTTGGAATAGCCGGGGAGAACTGGAATGCCTGGGACGTTTGGAAAGGAAGCTTGTAGTAGGAGAGTTTACCGTTTTATTGACCGACATAGAAAATATTATTGGCACTCATGATAGCATCCTTTCATCATTTACGACTATTCAAAAAAAGACAGATGATACCCATTTACTCACTACTTACATTGTTCCTGACGATGACAGTTATTTGGTAAACCAGAATAAAACTGATCAGCTGAAGAAAGAACTTTTACTATTATTAAATAACCTATTATCTGCTGTTTATATAAACATAGAATTTATTTTTATTAAAAATTTTCCATTGAATTTAAATGATAAAATTGCACTAGACAGACTTCCTGTTATTTCTGAAATCAATAGTGAAATCTAA
- a CDS encoding ABC transporter permease, whose protein sequence is MRNIIVVSRIFIVIFLRDKLNLFFSFFFNAFLMVMLGFYVSNRFDVGTIGIYDDLKSDFSNQFIKTLGNDPAIKVKKFNDTAALFKAIEKGGIVAGIKIDKPFEALKDDSVADPISKHKQLQIYGSSENMMWVKMLEPGIKIAILNTNNTSKKIISQINLKTQTVQSRNINYFKSIFPGVLVFSVMGLSFTGAMSLLYFRKSDVLKRLKITPLKKYEFLIGFITSYFILLLLQAILYIFIAWLVFGYVFTGNYLQISLLIVSCGLLFILLGITIANIVPSIDSGNNIIRFLNFPASFLCGVFIPIETLPKILQYISVFHPLTYFTSAMHNAVNYNSAFSGNSTNYIIIFILMIVFSVISIKTFKWEAQS, encoded by the coding sequence ATGAGAAATATTATTGTAGTATCCAGAATATTTATTGTTATTTTTCTCAGGGATAAACTCAACCTTTTCTTCAGCTTTTTCTTTAATGCCTTTTTAATGGTTATGCTTGGTTTTTATGTGAGTAACCGCTTTGATGTTGGTACAATTGGTATTTATGATGACTTAAAGTCTGACTTTTCAAATCAGTTTATAAAAACTCTTGGCAATGATCCTGCTATAAAAGTTAAAAAGTTTAATGATACAGCTGCTCTTTTTAAGGCTATTGAAAAAGGTGGAATCGTTGCAGGAATAAAAATTGACAAGCCTTTTGAAGCTTTGAAAGATGATTCTGTAGCTGATCCCATATCTAAACATAAACAATTACAAATATATGGGAGTTCAGAAAACATGATGTGGGTAAAAATGCTGGAACCGGGTATTAAGATCGCTATACTTAATACAAATAATACTTCCAAAAAAATTATTTCACAAATCAATCTGAAAACACAAACCGTACAATCCAGGAATATAAACTATTTTAAATCTATTTTTCCAGGGGTGCTTGTTTTTTCTGTTATGGGCTTATCATTTACAGGAGCAATGTCTTTACTGTATTTCCGAAAGTCTGATGTTTTAAAACGTCTGAAGATTACCCCCCTTAAAAAATATGAATTTCTGATTGGCTTTATCACCAGTTATTTTATACTGTTATTGCTGCAGGCCATTTTATATATTTTTATTGCCTGGTTGGTTTTTGGCTATGTATTCACAGGTAATTACTTGCAAATTAGTTTATTAATAGTTAGTTGCGGACTTTTGTTTATATTGCTTGGGATTACAATTGCCAATATTGTCCCTAGTATAGACTCCGGAAATAATATTATCAGGTTTTTAAATTTTCCGGCCTCTTTTTTATGTGGGGTATTCATTCCGATTGAAACATTACCTAAAATATTACAGTATATATCAGTTTTCCATCCGCTTACTTATTTTACAAGTGCCATGCATAATGCCGTTAATTACAACTCTGCATTTAGTGGTAATAGCACAAATTATATTATCATTTTCATATTAATGATTGTTTTCAGTGTTATTTCTATAAAAACTTTTAAATGGGAGGCTCAATCTTAA
- a CDS encoding GLPGLI family protein has protein sequence MKNYFLFIVLLTGNVLAQKQIHIQYLNVRSAIANVHEDLYTDGTNVISKQDGNIIYTNPEYNTKKKGKDYFFISNIDSNTKVFKDFLFTESIGYSSENNYFVHDKVPKIDWVIDENSTRTILGYNCTKATAKFRGSDITAYFTKKIPYPIGPFKFYGLPGAILDVRVDRQDYDLWKAIKVETDYKAKVDYQPQFPDLEKLQMKRLIELKDKDRERFSSKVSVPGSTGKSAAKRFGVEKIFEWENEPEK, from the coding sequence ATGAAAAATTACTTTCTTTTTATCGTTTTATTAACAGGAAACGTATTAGCACAAAAACAAATACATATACAATATCTAAATGTCAGATCTGCAATAGCAAATGTTCACGAAGACCTGTATACTGATGGTACAAATGTAATTTCTAAACAGGATGGAAATATTATATATACCAATCCCGAATATAATACAAAAAAGAAAGGAAAAGACTATTTCTTTATTTCAAATATTGACAGCAATACAAAAGTCTTCAAAGATTTTCTATTTACGGAAAGTATTGGATATTCTTCGGAAAATAATTATTTCGTTCATGATAAAGTTCCAAAAATAGACTGGGTAATAGATGAAAATTCTACTAGAACTATCCTAGGATATAATTGTACAAAAGCCACAGCAAAATTTAGAGGGTCAGATATTACAGCTTATTTCACAAAAAAAATTCCATATCCTATAGGTCCTTTTAAATTTTATGGCTTACCTGGAGCAATACTTGATGTAAGAGTTGATAGGCAGGATTATGATTTGTGGAAAGCCATTAAAGTTGAAACTGACTATAAAGCTAAGGTTGATTATCAACCACAATTTCCTGATCTTGAAAAATTACAAATGAAAAGACTTATTGAATTGAAGGATAAAGATCGTGAAAGATTTTCAAGCAAAGTATCAGTCCCTGGAAGTACCGGTAAAAGCGCAGCTAAAAGATTTGGAGTCGAAAAAATATTTGAATGGGAAAACGAGCCCGAAAAATAA
- a CDS encoding alkaline phosphatase D family protein, producing the protein MMENNSQLNRRRFLKNSLMAAGGIFIAPLIESCKDDFTHSDENAPGGLKNAGFESGVASFDPTATGVIIWTRYSVGMDAEITWEISRNSNFSEVVRRGKASATQVNDFTIAVDVQDIPSHTKYYYRFYNIKTKETSVVGETRTLPSKTDTVNEVKMAVVSCSNFPAGLFNVYGAIAGSEADVVVHLGDYIYEYAPGQYGTNPYTNQLGRAHQPAKEILTLNDYRERYRQYRGDKNLQLLHQKKPFICVWDDHEFANDTYKSGAENHQPDEGDFQARKMAAFQAYSEYIPLKTGKDLRIYRSFNFGNIVSLYMMDTRVIARDKQMEYSDYLDNAGNFNQAQFKTDFLSPSRKLIGSEQMSWLSSRINADTAKWKVLGQQILMTKMMVPAELLMVLNQILAEIKIYGSAQPATMLTLQNTISQLVVLKMRQKQQDPTLTPQEIARLTATLPYNLDAWDGYFMEREQLYSVLAGKKVIVLAGDTHNAWLGKLTDAQGNSVGTELACSSVSSPGLEGYLGITADPAKAIELAQAFSVLIDDLEYANLYKRGYLHVTFTSGSSQAEWRFVDNVISDTYHTVTEKTYTII; encoded by the coding sequence ATGATGGAAAACAACAGCCAACTGAACAGAAGGAGGTTTCTTAAAAATTCATTAATGGCAGCAGGAGGTATTTTTATTGCTCCTTTAATTGAAAGCTGTAAGGATGATTTTACCCATAGTGATGAAAATGCACCGGGCGGTCTTAAAAATGCCGGATTTGAATCCGGAGTAGCGAGTTTCGATCCTACCGCAACCGGAGTCATCATCTGGACAAGATATTCTGTAGGTATGGATGCTGAGATTACCTGGGAAATAAGCAGAAACAGTAATTTTTCAGAAGTGGTAAGGAGAGGAAAGGCCAGCGCAACACAGGTCAACGATTTTACCATTGCAGTAGATGTGCAGGATATCCCGTCCCATACAAAATACTATTACAGATTTTATAACATAAAGACCAAAGAAACCAGTGTCGTTGGTGAAACGCGCACATTGCCTTCAAAAACAGATACTGTAAATGAAGTGAAAATGGCTGTAGTATCCTGTTCTAATTTTCCTGCCGGACTTTTTAATGTATATGGAGCAATTGCCGGCTCTGAAGCCGATGTTGTAGTACATCTTGGAGATTATATCTACGAATATGCCCCCGGACAATACGGAACCAATCCCTATACCAACCAGCTTGGGCGGGCACATCAACCAGCTAAGGAAATCCTGACGCTGAATGACTACCGGGAAAGATACAGACAATACAGAGGAGATAAAAATCTTCAGCTTCTTCATCAGAAAAAACCATTTATCTGTGTATGGGATGATCACGAATTTGCCAATGATACCTATAAATCCGGAGCTGAAAATCATCAGCCTGACGAAGGAGACTTCCAGGCAAGAAAAATGGCCGCATTCCAGGCTTACAGTGAATATATCCCACTTAAAACAGGGAAAGACCTGAGAATTTACAGAAGTTTCAACTTCGGAAATATTGTTTCCCTTTACATGATGGATACCCGGGTGATCGCAAGAGATAAGCAGATGGAGTACTCAGACTATCTGGATAATGCAGGAAACTTTAACCAGGCTCAGTTTAAAACAGACTTTTTAAGCCCCAGCAGAAAGCTGATCGGAAGCGAGCAGATGTCATGGCTGAGCTCCCGGATCAATGCCGATACCGCAAAGTGGAAAGTATTGGGACAGCAGATCTTAATGACCAAAATGATGGTCCCTGCCGAATTGCTGATGGTCCTGAATCAGATTCTGGCAGAAATAAAGATATATGGAAGTGCACAACCGGCTACCATGCTGACTTTGCAGAATACCATTTCTCAATTGGTCGTCCTTAAAATGAGACAAAAACAACAGGATCCCACCCTTACTCCGCAGGAAATAGCAAGACTTACAGCTACATTGCCATATAATCTGGATGCCTGGGATGGATATTTTATGGAAAGAGAGCAGCTGTATTCTGTTCTTGCCGGAAAAAAAGTAATTGTCCTGGCTGGTGATACCCACAATGCATGGCTGGGAAAACTTACCGATGCCCAAGGGAATTCTGTAGGGACGGAACTGGCCTGCAGTTCAGTTTCATCTCCTGGACTTGAAGGTTACCTGGGAATAACCGCAGATCCTGCAAAAGCAATAGAGTTGGCCCAGGCATTTTCAGTACTGATTGATGATCTGGAATATGCCAATCTGTATAAAAGGGGATACCTGCATGTAACATTTACCTCAGGAAGTTCCCAGGCAGAATGGAGGTTTGTAGACAATGTAATTTCCGACACTTATCATACGGTTACAGAGAAAACATATACAATCATATAA
- a CDS encoding ABC transporter ATP-binding protein has product MEKPIVIQVTNLSKSYNGIQILDDISFNIYKGEVVGLAGINGAGKSTLIESIEGLRKIESGSITVLGKSIDKHYKSVQQEIGVQLQRTSLIGNITLDETLTLFKTLYNVKTNNSVLLERVSLADAAHKKVKHLSGGQYQRFNLCLAILNDPKILFLDEPTTGLDPIARRELWTIINDLKKLGVTILVTTHYLDEAQEICDKILILGNKKIVVYDTPHNLIKKLENEKTIIMSGIEMLSQTDLEELNNRFKIKYTEEKIFIYTYDIGKTLNEFFEWTKHNQRIISDVSVRSSNLEDVFMMYTAAVMNKKNEIA; this is encoded by the coding sequence ATGGAAAAACCTATTGTTATACAAGTTACCAACCTAAGTAAGAGTTACAATGGTATCCAGATTCTGGACGACATTTCATTTAACATCTACAAAGGTGAAGTAGTCGGCCTTGCTGGGATTAATGGAGCGGGTAAAAGTACCTTAATTGAAAGTATTGAAGGGTTGAGAAAAATAGAAAGTGGCTCAATTACTGTACTGGGCAAATCAATAGATAAACATTATAAAAGCGTTCAGCAGGAAATCGGAGTTCAATTACAAAGAACAAGCCTCATAGGAAATATAACGTTAGATGAAACTCTGACTCTTTTTAAAACACTTTATAATGTGAAAACTAATAATTCCGTACTGTTGGAAAGAGTGAGTCTGGCTGATGCAGCACACAAAAAAGTAAAACATTTATCAGGAGGACAATATCAGAGATTTAATTTGTGTCTGGCCATTCTCAATGATCCCAAGATTCTTTTTTTGGATGAACCTACTACAGGATTGGATCCAATTGCGAGAAGAGAATTATGGACAATAATTAACGATCTGAAGAAGCTGGGAGTTACGATTTTGGTTACTACTCATTATTTGGATGAAGCACAGGAAATCTGTGATAAGATATTAATTCTTGGCAACAAGAAAATTGTAGTTTATGATACTCCACACAATCTGATCAAAAAGCTCGAAAATGAGAAAACAATCATAATGAGCGGAATTGAAATGCTTAGCCAAACAGATTTGGAAGAACTGAATAACAGATTTAAAATAAAATATACAGAAGAAAAAATATTTATTTATACCTATGATATAGGAAAGACCTTAAATGAATTTTTTGAGTGGACTAAACATAATCAGAGGATCATAAGTGATGTCAGTGTGAGATCTTCAAATCTCGAAGATGTTTTTATGATGTATACAGCAGCGGTGATGAATAAAAAAAATGAAATAGCATGA
- a CDS encoding acetyl-CoA carboxylase biotin carboxylase subunit family protein: MKKLLVIETDGISEIKKECELLGWHPIFVKTHNYTDWLPLENLNEEFDIRSVGNLSYFEIIKIALEENVSGILPISLLEPEGVRDSLVKDYIVNHKIPVNIVANSPATMESTFDKWLMKFILSHFNIPVTPGKPINNLEDIHDIVKEYSFPIIIKERKSYTGMGVRIINGKEELVRYVTKNIKKGLFAEPFLSGSEISMEVIAWNNEVFFQPLVYKGETRLNIIEHPAYRPRISPYKSGSAIESKIITIVSEAVKHLQLKGAAEFEFLIINGEPIIMEINPRISGVTRLCNAAGGADVYKELTHICINNATRKDLVTKEHKYAIQFPLNILPEGDLLEKLQQNPHISYIKPITWMPILPIRSSIIMSYNSIDELFQGIKSLENFTDPRYITEALKSFDYF; this comes from the coding sequence ATGAAAAAATTACTTGTAATTGAAACTGACGGGATTTCTGAAATAAAAAAAGAGTGTGAGCTATTGGGGTGGCATCCTATTTTTGTGAAGACACACAATTATACAGACTGGCTCCCTCTTGAAAATCTAAATGAGGAATTTGATATCCGATCAGTAGGCAATTTATCTTATTTTGAGATCATTAAGATTGCGTTAGAAGAAAATGTCAGTGGAATCTTACCTATATCTCTTTTGGAACCGGAAGGTGTTAGAGATAGTTTAGTAAAAGATTATATTGTCAATCACAAAATTCCTGTCAATATTGTAGCTAATTCACCTGCTACAATGGAAAGCACATTTGACAAATGGTTGATGAAATTTATTCTCAGTCATTTTAACATTCCTGTTACACCAGGTAAACCAATTAATAATCTTGAAGATATTCATGACATTGTAAAAGAATATAGCTTTCCGATAATTATTAAAGAACGCAAAAGCTATACGGGTATGGGCGTTAGAATAATAAATGGCAAAGAGGAACTGGTTAGATATGTCACTAAAAATATAAAAAAAGGATTATTTGCCGAACCTTTTCTTTCCGGGTCAGAAATTAGCATGGAAGTAATTGCCTGGAACAATGAAGTGTTTTTTCAACCTTTGGTTTACAAAGGAGAAACAAGACTCAATATCATTGAACACCCTGCATATAGACCTAGAATTTCACCTTACAAATCGGGATCAGCCATTGAAAGTAAAATCATTACTATTGTGTCTGAGGCAGTAAAACATCTTCAGCTAAAAGGAGCCGCTGAATTTGAATTTCTGATTATTAATGGAGAGCCGATTATTATGGAGATCAATCCGAGAATATCAGGAGTTACAAGATTATGTAATGCCGCAGGAGGAGCGGATGTATATAAAGAACTTACTCATATCTGCATCAATAATGCTACTCGGAAAGATTTAGTTACAAAGGAACATAAATATGCGATTCAATTTCCACTGAACATTCTTCCGGAAGGAGATCTTTTGGAAAAACTGCAGCAAAATCCGCATATAAGCTATATTAAACCAATTACCTGGATGCCCATTCTACCTATCAGAAGTAGTATTATTATGAGCTATAACAGTATAGATGAACTATTTCAGGGTATCAAATCTCTTGAAAATTTTACTGATCCACGGTATATTACAGAAGCATTAAAATCATTTGATTATTTTTAG
- a CDS encoding RadC family protein produces MNTETIVSEIQVTYHPFKISQTKLTMSTNVIEVIRTIWDKRIIEMQEEVKILFVNSSNTVIGFYSLSKGGITSSLVDIRLILSVALKCLATGLILVHNHPGGNLNPSNADLAIVKKLNTACKLLDIALLDSIIITKENYTSFNDEGLL; encoded by the coding sequence ATGAATACAGAAACAATAGTATCAGAGATACAGGTAACATACCACCCCTTCAAAATATCTCAAACTAAGCTCACCATGAGTACTAATGTAATAGAAGTTATTAGAACAATCTGGGATAAAAGGATAATAGAAATGCAAGAAGAGGTAAAAATACTCTTCGTAAACTCTTCAAATACTGTCATTGGCTTCTATAGCCTATCTAAAGGAGGTATTACAAGTAGCTTAGTAGATATTAGACTGATTTTATCAGTAGCCTTGAAATGTTTAGCAACTGGATTAATATTAGTACATAACCACCCAGGTGGCAATCTTAATCCAAGTAATGCAGATTTAGCTATAGTAAAGAAGCTTAATACAGCTTGTAAGCTACTTGATATAGCTCTTCTTGATAGCATCATCATTACTAAAGAGAATTATACAAGTTTTAATGATGAAGGATTGTTGTAG
- the gwsS gene encoding grasp-with-spasm system SPASM domain peptide maturase yields the protein MNYFKMFSNCILAKGHNRSVISDLQRQVSETIPNDLYEIIESLNAKKSISEIYEEYGIENQEIIAEYLEFLTEKEFGFPCTEEEYDWFPALNKTFNYPSEISNTIIELKPENINTLDFLIRQLSDLQCENIVLVFYERISEQEFSTIAASLQTYPIRSLEVVCPYSVMVDQLFLKNLNTVIPLTRITFFGADHDMVNYWDEEVFFDRVYTTKKITSFKYCGVVDSRYFNTNLPKVLEAVNHNSCLHKKIAIDAEGHIKNCPAMPQSFGNIKDTSLKDALQRKDFKQYWDLTKDHMDTCKDCEFRYICTDCRAYTERTQTNHRGLDISKPLKCGYNPYTGEWEEWSTNPLKQEAIRFYQMQNLV from the coding sequence ATGAATTATTTTAAAATGTTCTCCAACTGTATCCTGGCCAAAGGGCATAACCGATCGGTTATTTCCGATTTGCAGAGACAGGTATCCGAGACCATTCCCAACGACTTATACGAAATCATTGAATCACTGAATGCTAAAAAAAGCATCAGTGAAATCTATGAGGAATATGGGATAGAAAATCAGGAGATCATCGCTGAATATCTGGAATTCCTTACGGAAAAAGAATTTGGATTTCCCTGTACTGAAGAAGAATATGATTGGTTTCCCGCGCTCAATAAAACATTTAATTATCCCTCGGAAATAAGCAATACCATTATAGAACTAAAGCCGGAGAATATCAATACCTTAGATTTTCTGATTCGGCAGTTATCGGATTTACAATGTGAAAATATAGTCCTGGTATTCTATGAAAGGATTAGTGAACAGGAATTCAGTACCATTGCAGCCTCTTTGCAGACCTATCCTATCAGATCGTTAGAGGTGGTTTGCCCTTATTCCGTTATGGTAGATCAGCTCTTCCTTAAAAATCTTAATACCGTCATACCATTGACGAGAATTACATTTTTTGGAGCGGATCATGATATGGTTAATTACTGGGATGAAGAGGTCTTCTTTGACCGGGTGTATACGACAAAAAAAATCACTTCTTTTAAATATTGTGGAGTCGTTGATTCCAGGTATTTCAACACCAATCTTCCCAAAGTACTGGAGGCCGTTAATCATAATTCCTGCCTCCATAAAAAAATAGCCATTGATGCAGAAGGTCATATTAAAAACTGCCCTGCCATGCCCCAAAGCTTTGGTAATATAAAAGATACAAGCCTGAAAGATGCATTGCAGCGTAAAGATTTTAAGCAGTACTGGGATCTTACTAAAGATCATATGGATACCTGTAAAGATTGTGAATTTCGGTATATCTGCACCGATTGCAGAGCGTATACAGAGCGTACACAAACCAATCACCGGGGGCTTGATATTTCCAAGCCATTGAAATGCGGGTATAACCCTTACACGGGCGAATGGGAAGAATGGAGTACAAATCCGCTAAAACAAGAGGCAATACGGTTCTACCAAATGCAAAATCTTGTATAA
- the gwsG gene encoding grasp-with-spasm system ATP-grasp peptide maturase: MILIFSEETDTSTNDVVNWFRHLNTDFVIINNLFPANINWIKDDMTIEQDNRIIRLSEVKAVLYRRGNMNFVPEKVDFAPLQSLIQKEFVNLSEIFNYEISLKRNINSFNNSTVNKYIVSDIAGKVKLRVPKDYIITSAEELQKIMATTPRLITKTLSGSSIVGLDDTKFGVVYTKLITRKMLKNIEIFQPTYFQEYIEKRYELRIFYLGGKFWTMAIFSQNDKKTAVDFRNYNFEKPNRTVPFTLPKDIEEKLTTLMKTLQLNCGSIDMIVSKEMQYYFLEVNPIGQFGMVSQPCNYNLEKEIAHYLNHEE, from the coding sequence ATGATATTAATTTTTTCTGAGGAAACAGATACCTCTACAAACGATGTCGTCAACTGGTTCAGACATTTAAACACAGATTTTGTAATTATCAACAATCTTTTCCCTGCAAATATCAACTGGATAAAGGATGATATGACTATCGAACAGGATAATCGGATCATCAGATTATCAGAAGTAAAAGCCGTACTTTACAGAAGAGGAAATATGAACTTTGTTCCTGAAAAAGTGGATTTTGCGCCCCTACAATCCCTAATACAGAAGGAATTCGTTAATCTTTCGGAAATATTTAATTATGAGATTTCCTTAAAAAGAAATATCAACAGTTTTAATAATTCAACGGTCAACAAATATATTGTAAGCGATATCGCGGGCAAAGTAAAATTGCGGGTTCCAAAGGATTATATTATTACCTCGGCTGAAGAGCTGCAAAAGATCATGGCTACCACGCCCAGGCTTATTACAAAGACACTTTCAGGGTCTTCCATTGTGGGGCTGGATGACACCAAATTCGGTGTGGTCTATACAAAACTCATCACCCGGAAGATGTTGAAAAATATTGAAATCTTTCAGCCCACCTATTTCCAGGAATATATTGAAAAAAGATATGAACTCAGGATTTTTTATCTGGGAGGAAAATTCTGGACAATGGCTATATTTTCTCAAAATGACAAGAAAACAGCCGTGGATTTCAGAAACTATAATTTTGAAAAGCCTAACAGAACAGTTCCTTTTACCCTACCAAAAGATATTGAAGAAAAACTGACCACCTTAATGAAAACCCTGCAGCTCAATTGCGGCTCTATCGATATGATCGTTTCTAAAGAGATGCAATATTACTTTTTAGAAGTCAACCCGATCGGCCAGTTCGGGATGGTATCCCAGCCCTGCAATTATAATTTAGAAAAGGAAATAGCCCATTACCTCAACCATGAAGAATAA